From a single Maniola hyperantus chromosome 3, iAphHyp1.2, whole genome shotgun sequence genomic region:
- the LOC117996199 gene encoding probable nuclear transport factor 2 isoform X2 codes for MALNPQYDAIGKGFVQQYYILFDDPAQRANLANMYNVETSFMTFEGVQLQGAVKIMEKLNSLTFQKIGRLITSVDSQPMFDGGVLINVLGRLQTDEDQPHAYFQTFVLKPIGTSFYVEHDMFRLALHDCDDDPPHPYIQTFVLKPLGDSFFVQHDIFRLGIHDVA; via the exons ATGGCGCTAAACCCACAGTACGATGCAATTGGAAAGGGTTTCGTACAGCAATATTACATACTGTTTGATGATCCGGCACAACGAGCGAATTTGGCTAATATGTACAAT GTTGAAACTTCATTTATGACTTTTGAGGGTGTCCAACTACAAGGTGCTGTTAAAATAATGGAAAAACtcaat AGTCTGACATTTCAAAAGATTGGTAGGTTAATAACTTCGGTTGATTCACAACCCATGTTTGATGGTGGAGTTTTAATCAATGTGCTTGGTAGACTGCAG ACAGATGAAGATCAGCCACATGCATACTTTCAAACATTTGTATTGAAGCCTATAGGAACTTCGTTCTATGTTGAACATGACATGTTCAGGCTGGCACTACATGAT TGTGACGATGACCCTCCACATCCGTACATACAGACATTCGTATTGAAACCACTGGGAGATTCTTTCTTTGTTCAGCACGACATATTCCGCCTCGGTATCCACGACGTCGCttaa
- the LOC117996199 gene encoding probable nuclear transport factor 2 isoform X1 produces the protein MALNPQYDAIGKGFVQQYYILFDDPAQRANLANMYNVETSFMTFEGVQLQGAVKIMEKLNSLTFQKIGRLITSVDSQPMFDGGVLINVLGRLQCDDDPPHPYIQTFVLKPLGDSFFVQHDIFRLGIHDVA, from the exons ATGGCGCTAAACCCACAGTACGATGCAATTGGAAAGGGTTTCGTACAGCAATATTACATACTGTTTGATGATCCGGCACAACGAGCGAATTTGGCTAATATGTACAAT GTTGAAACTTCATTTATGACTTTTGAGGGTGTCCAACTACAAGGTGCTGTTAAAATAATGGAAAAACtcaat AGTCTGACATTTCAAAAGATTGGTAGGTTAATAACTTCGGTTGATTCACAACCCATGTTTGATGGTGGAGTTTTAATCAATGTGCTTGGTAGACTGCAG TGTGACGATGACCCTCCACATCCGTACATACAGACATTCGTATTGAAACCACTGGGAGATTCTTTCTTTGTTCAGCACGACATATTCCGCCTCGGTATCCACGACGTCGCttaa
- the LOC117996194 gene encoding uncharacterized protein, translating into MWDSPYFTCLALYIFSFQIIATNSRTSNIWKLDVEEGQIVDGNSLPQDDTDKTEINEEDTVFNIVTSTVYYELNTWRKHGVDMFCTDCQMYEQQRASGENGEDSSAREAHGSDMDDEYLDCGKSVNFTYYDNLVGVQRRHRHPNVPEPQVALIFTKKKAFKNGVTELDINALEKRLKKAKREKPKSVQLYNQIGNFWRIKGDTRQSIECFRRALAVSPYNAEVLLNLARVLFTLQYLDDAIYLTRRSLEVQPPDRSAWQQYFTLGEIFKAYGHYQEAAVHLKHALDLRPDFEPALVALKDIENTPEATVHVYTLLIIICLVMGVLLVILSSVDCGSDADEHKTQRHFNRAMAMRSLRGVALPGARGRKKGGA; encoded by the exons ATGTGGGACTCACCATACTTTACTTGTTTGGCTCtgtatatattttcttttcaaattATCGCTACTAACTCTCGCACCTCGAATATTTGGAAATTGGACGTTGAAGAAGGACAAATCGTTGACGGCAACTCTTTGCCTCAG GATGATACTGATAAAACTGAAATCAATGAAGAAGATACAGTATTTAACATAGTGACATCAACTGTGTACTATGAACTCAACACTTGGAGGAAACATGGAGTTGATATGTTTTGTACCGACTGCCAGATGTATGAACAGCAaag GGCTAGTGGAGAAAACGGTGAAGATAGCTCAGCAAGGGAGGCACATGGAAGTGATATGGATGATGAATACCTGGACTGTGGCAAATCTGTCAATTTTACATACTATGACAACCTCGTAGGAGTGCAGAGGCGACACAGACACCCCAATGTACCTGAGCCCCAG gtTGCCCTTATATTTACAAAGAAGAAAGCATTCAAAAACGGTGTAACAGAATTGGACATAAATGCATTGGAGAAACGCCTgaagaaggccaaaagagagaAGCCAAAGTCAGTGCAGCTTTACAATCAAATTGGTAATTTCTGGAGGATCAAGGGTGACACCAGACAGTCCATTGAGTGCTTCCGGCGAGCGCTTGCAGTGTCACCATACAATGCTGAA GTGCTACTAAACCTAGCGCGAGTCTTGTTCACGCTGCAGTACCTCGACGACGCGATCTATCTGACGCGACGCTCGCTGGAGGTGCAGCCACCCGACCGCAGCGCGTGGCAGCAGTACTTCACTCTCGGCGAGATATTCAAGGCGTATGGACACTATCAG GAAGCAGCCGTGCACCTCAAGCATGCGCTAGACTTGCGGCCCGACTTCGAGCCAGCGCTGGTCGCATTGAAGGATATCGAGAACACGCCGGAAGCTACCGTGCACGTGTACACGCTGCTTATCATCATTTGTTTG GTAATGGGCGTGTTGCTAGTGATCCTGTCGTCGGTGGACTGCGGCAGCGACGCGGACGAGCACAAGACGCAGCGCCACTTCAACCGCGCCATGGCCATGCGCTCCCTGCGCGGCGTGGCGTTGCCCGGCGCGCGCGGCCGCAAGAAAGGCGGCGCCTAG